Proteins co-encoded in one Rhinoderma darwinii isolate aRhiDar2 chromosome 4 unlocalized genomic scaffold, aRhiDar2.hap1 SUPER_4_unloc_1, whole genome shotgun sequence genomic window:
- the LOC142683581 gene encoding uncharacterized protein LOC142683581: MEPPPGPCSSPPGPRPVPPPRKGSMERRPLSPLRKEGENLGGWDASSDVSVQGSKPGTPERVTVTQRVLIVMQSHGSPTPAAVTSQGPSALENTPMTNWGASPPPRTSEITPITNWGASPPPKTSEITPITNWGASPPPKTSEITPITNWGASPPPKTSEESQETAEITPITNWGASPPPRTYKEGQETSEITPIINLGGASPPPRTSEITPITNWGASPPPRTYKEGQETSEITQITNWGASLPPRTSEITPITNWRASLPPRTSEEGQETAAITPITNWRASLPSRTYKEGQEMAEITPITGAGRFLPEPLSFQGHTQIQSTPKENLRVSLPENIPVLIQVVAPPDDREGRGKSPQADTPRRSSGAPPHPPGVQDCTTTPDRQGERTRVLLRGDMGVQEALFTRNVGETGVLLTDGVAQSVTPLQPQNITTGVKILLPEDIGSNVIRDVRSAPPVRPEEVRSAPPVRPEEVRSAPPVRPEEMRSAPPVRPEEMRSAPLVRPEEVRSSPPVRPEEMRSAPPVRPEEMRSAPPVRPEEMRSAPLVRPEEVRSSPPVRPEEMRSAPPVRPEEVRSAPLVRPEEMRSAPPVRPEEVRSAPPVRPEEMRSAPPVRPEEMRSAPLVRPEEMRSSPPARPEEMRSAPPVRPEEMRSAPLVRPEEMRSAPPVRPEDERSAPPVRPEEMRSSPPVRPEEMRSAPPVRPDEMSAPPVRSEEVRSAPPVRPEEMRSAPPVRPEEMSAPPVRPEEVRSAPLARPEDTQVAPGLGEAAGSVRSITAVSPTLIAQQEVQQNQDGSSVVGNISQNKVDLNSQSQTSNLPAQPSLGRSSLSPIRVPDPSSPHRNISSKPPLPIPPRSNLYPGPPPREQETSASHETVSLSSFKSKAPAPDTLSYLDSVSLMSGTMESLTLLDDASSLGSDSEINGMPYRRTDKYGFLGGNQFSGNGEAAIPVEIARQRELKWLEMFGNWDKWLTRRSQKVKLRCRKGIPSSLRAKAWQFLSNSHELLMKNPGKFEEMERQPGDPKWLDVIEKDLHRQFPFHEMFAARGGHGQQDLYRILKAYTVYRPEEGYCQAQAPVAAVLLMHMPAEQAFWCLVQICDKYLPGYYSAGLEAIQLDGEIFFALLRRVCPMAYRHLKKFKIDPILYMTEWFMCIFSRTLPWTSVLRVWDMFFCEGVKIVFRVGLVLLRHTLGSVDKLRSCQGMYETMEKLRSLPVHCMQEDFLLPEVSSLPVTDALIERESNTQLRKWRENRGELQYRPSRRLHGAKQIYEEKLRLNPTLSGSRLSLSSLRRPSPPATPVPAVQPESVVVSEGLRPALPSPTSNKAHLGPPREATKKGKEKQREQEKKKEREEREREKKREKEEREERERERRKEREREKQKEKEEKRVQKEREKVESRQKRERKFSFRRKESSPAADSPRNNSGPGAPDSAAAHDTYF, translated from the exons ATGGAGCCACCTCCAgggccctgctcctcccctccgggTCCCCGGCCAGTGCCACCTCCCCGCAAAGGTTCCATGGAGCGCCGGCCCCTGAGTCCTCTCAGGAAAGAAGGCGAGAATCTGGGGGGCTGGGATGCTTCCAGCGATGTCAGTGTCCAGGGCAGCAAACCTGGGACCCCTGAAAGGGTAACTGTTACCCAGAGAGTGCTGATAGTAATGCAGAGCCATGGCAGCCCAACACCTGCTGCTGTGACGAGCCAGGGACCCTCTGCACTGGAGAACACCCCGATGACCAACTGGGGAGCGTCCCCGCCACCAAGAACATCAGAGATCACCCCGATAACCAACTGGGGAGCATCCCCGCCACCAAAAACATCAGAGATCACCCCGATAACCAACTGGGGAGCATCCCCGCCACCAAAAACATCAGAGATCACCCCGATAACCAACTGGGGAGCATCCCCGCCACCAAAAACATCAGAAGAGAGTCAGGAAACGGCAGAGATCACTCCGATAACCAACTGGGGAGCGTCACCACCACCGAGGACATACAAAGAGGGTCAGGAGACGTCAGAGATCACCCCGATAATCAACTTGGGGGGGGCGTCACCGCCACCAAGAACATCAGAGATCACCCCGATAACCAACTGGGGAGCGTCACCGCCACCGAGGACATACAAAGAGGGTCAGGAGACGTCAGAGATCACCCAGATAACCAACTGGGGAGCGTCACTGCCACCGAGAACATCAGAGATCACCCCGATAACCAACTGGAGAGCGTCACTGCCACCGAGAACATCAGAAGAGGGTCAGGAAACGGCAGCGATCACCCCGATAACCAACTGGAGAGCGTCACTGCCATCGAGGACATACAAAGAGGGTCAGGAGATGGCAGAGATCACCCCGATAACCGGtgcaggaaggtttctgccagagccACTGTCGTTCCAGGGGCACACTCAAATACAGAGCACCCCAAAAGAGAACCTCCGGGTATCCCTGCCCGAAAACATCCCAGTACTGATCCAGGTGGTGGCACCTCCAGATGACAGAGAAGGTAGAGGGAAGTCACCCCAGGCAGACACCCCAAGACGCAGCTCAGGGGCACCTCCTCATCCTCCAGGGGTACAGGACTGCACTACAACCCCTGACAGGCAGGGAGAGCGTACACGGGTGCTGCTGCGGGGGGACATGGGAGTGCAGGAGGCCCTTTTTACCCGGAATGTGGGTGAGACTGGTGTCCTACTGACAGATGGTGTCGCGCAGAGCGTTACCCCATTACAGCCGCAGAACATTACAACAGGTGTCAAAATCCTGCTCCCAGAAGATATCGGGTCGAATGTTATAAGAGACGTGAGGAGCGCTCCGCCTGTGAGACCGGAAGAGGTGAGGAGCGCTCCGCCTGTGAGACCGGAAGAGGTGAGGAGCGCTCCGCCTGTGAGACCGGAAGAGATGAGGAGCGCTCCGCCTGTGAGACCGGAAGAGATGAGGAGCGCTCCACTTGTGAGACCGGAAGAGGTGAGGAGCTCTCCGCCTGTGAGACCGGAAGAGATGAGGAGCGCTCCGCCTGTGAGACCGGAAGAGATGAGGAGCGCTCCGCCTGTGAGACCGGAAGAGATGAGGAGCGCTCCACTTGTGAGACCGGAAGAGGTGAGGAGCTCTCCGCCTGTGAGACCGGAAGAGATGAGGAGCGCTCCGCCTGTGAGACCGGAAGAGGTGAGGAGCGCTCCACTTGTGAGACCGGAAGAGATGAGGAGCGCTCCGCCTGTAAGACCGGAAGAGGTGAGGAGCGCTCCGCCTGTGAGACCGGAAGAGATGAGGAGCGCTCCGCCTGTGAGACCGGAAGAGATGAGGAGCGCTCCACTTGTGAGACCGGAAGAGATGAGGAGCTCTCCGCCTGCGAGACCGGAAGAGATGAGGAGCGCTCCGCCTGTAAGACCGGAAGAGATGAGGAGCGCTCCACTTGTGAGACCGGAAGAGATGAGGAGCGCTCCGCCTGTAAGACCGGAAGACGAGCGGAGCGCTCCGCCTGTGAGACCGGAAGAGATGAGGAGCTCTCCGCCTGTGAGACCGGAAGAGATGAGGAGCGCTCCGCCTGTGAGACCGGATGAAATGAGCGCTCCACCTGTGAGATCGGAGGAGGTAAGGAGTGCTCCGCCTGTAAGACCGGAAGAAATGAGGAGCGCTCCGCCTGTGAGACCGGAAGAAATGAGCGCCCCACCTGTGAGACCGGAGGAGGTGAGGAGCGCTCCGCTTGCGAGACCGGAAGACACGCAGGTCGCTCCAGGGCTGGGGGAGGCAGCGGGCAGTGTGCGGAGTATTACCGCTGTCTCACCCACTTTGATCGCACAGCAGGAGGTTCAGCAGAATCAAGATGGCAGTTCTGTGGTGGGTAACATCTCGCAGAATAAGGTGGACCTCAACTCTCAGAGCCAGACATCCAACCTGCCCGCACAGCCAAGTCTTGGCCGGTCATCACTATCCCCGATTCGTGTCCCAGACCCTTCGAGCCCTCACCGGAATATATCCTCCAAACCCCCTCTTCCTATCCCCCCTAGATCCAACCTGTACCCCGGCCCTCCCCCACGTGAGCAGGAGACCTCCGCCAGTCATGAGACCGTTTCCCTGTCCAGCTTCAAATCCAAGGCTCCAGCCCCCGACACACTCAGTTACCTGGACTCTGTCAGTCTGATGTCCGGCACCATGGAGTCCCTCACGCTGCTGGACGACGCCAGCTCCCTAGGCTCCGACTCTGAGATTAATGGCATGCCGTACAGGAGGACCGACAAATACGGCTTTCTGGGAGGAAATCAGTTCAGTGGGAATGG AGAGGCTGCGATTCCTGTGGAAATTGCTCGACAGCGAGAACTGAAGTGGTTGGAAATGTTCGGTAATTGGGATAAGTGGCTGACGAGACGTTCTCAGAAG GTGAAGCTGCGTTGCAGAAAGGGGATTCCATCATCATTGAGGGCCAAGGCCTGGCAGTTTCTTTCCAACAGTCATGAACTTCTGATGAAAAACCCAGGAAAGTTTGAG GAAATGGAACGACAACCAGGAGACCCCAAGTGGTTGGACGTGATTGAGAAAGATCTCCACCGGCAGTTCCCGTTCCATGAGATGTTTGCAGCGCGGGGGGGACACGG GCAGCAGGATCTGTACCGCATCTTGAAGGCGTACACCGTATACCGACCAGAGGAAGGATACTGCCAGGCGCAGGCTCCGGTGGCAGCGGTGCTGCTCATGCACATGCCGGCTGAG CAAGCGTTCTGGTGTCTGGTCCAAATCTGTGACAAGTATCTCCCGGGATATTACAGCGCTGGTCTG GAAGCCATACAGCTGGATGGAGAGATTTTCTTTGCCCTGTTGCGTAGGGTTTGCCCCATGGCCTACAGACACCTGAAGAAGTTTAAAATTGATCCCATCTTGTACATGACAGAGTGGTTCATGTGCATCTTCTCCCGCACGCTACCTTGGACCTCAGTGCTACGTGTATGGGATATGTTCTTCTGTGAAG GGGTAAAGATTGTTTTTCGTGTGGGGCTGGTGTTATTGAGACACACTCTGGGTTCGGTGGACAAGCTGCGGAGCTGTCAGGGGATGTACGAGACGATGGAGAAGCTGCGGAGTCTCCCGGTGCACTGCATGCAGGAGGATTTCCTGCTCCCGGAG GTCAGTTCTCTCCCTGTCACCGATGCGTTAATAGAGAGAGAGAGTAACACTCAGCTACGGAAATGGCGCGAGAATCGAGGGGAGTTACAGTATCGGCCTTCAAGACGTCTACATGGAGCCAAACAGATCTATGAAGAGAAACTGCGCCTCAATCCCACCCTGAGCGGCAGCCGGCTGAGCCTGTCCAGCCTACGACGACCCTCCCCACCCGCCACGCCAGTGCCCGCTGTCCAGCCTGAATCTGTAGTGGTCTCTGAAGGTCTGCGCCCGGCTCTGCCATCCCCCACCTCCAACAAGGCTCATCTAGGACCACCTAGAGAGGCAACCAAGAAAGGCAAGGAGAAGCAAAGGgagcaagagaaaaaaaaagagagagaagagcGTGAGCGAGAGAAGAAAAGAGAGAAGGAGGAGCGGGAAGAGCGGGAGCGCGAGCGGaggaaggagagagagcgagaaaaacaaaaagagaaGGAGGAGAAGCGAGTGCAGAAAGAGCGGGAAAAAGTCGAGTCCagacaaaagagagagagaaaattcTCCTTCAGGCGTAAAGAATCTTCTCCGGCAGCAGACTCCCCGCGAAACAACAGTGGCCCCGGGGCCCCAGACAGCGCGGCAGCTCATGACACCTACTTCTGA